GAGGGTCTTGTGAAACATCCAGTGCATATACATAAGCTATTTGTAAAACATGAATTTGATCCACAAATtcatcatgggcatgggcataaaGGTTGTCAAGGATAATGATTTCACCTGGTTCATTTAAGCTTTGGTCAACTCTAGGCATTAGCTAAACCTAGGCTCAATTAGCTGCGCTCTAACTAAGGATACTCGAACCAAGGCATGAAGGTCGTTAAGGATAATTATTTCACCTGGTTTATAAGCTCCGGTCAACTCTGGGCATTAACTAAACCTAGTCGTCAGGAGCTTCCTATCAATGTCCTAACTAAGGGTAGGAAAGTTTGTATAGATGTGATGCAAAATGGTCATTTATCCGAAGTCACTTTGTAATAACGTGATATTTTAAAAATCCAAGAAATCTAATGTCCTACTTTGCGGTCTCTTAACCATCTTCCTACTTTGAAAACATCTATGTCATTCACAAACAGCTACTTACAATGAAAACAACTATCTCATTCACAAACAGCTacttacagaaaataaaagcacaTAATTGTGTGATATTTTAAGAAATCAAGAAATCTAATGTCCTACTTTGAAGTCTCTTAAGCATCTTCCAAGAATACAAAGAAAACAACTATCTCATTCACATAAAGCTATTCACACAAAATAAAAGCACGTTATTAACAAACAACAATTTAGAAGCCCTTACACGGAACCTAGAAGATTGTGAGAAACTATGAAACAAGTTAAAAAAGTATGACACACCTTGATTTTCATATGCAAAACACATAGTTTTAACTATATTTAGCATTCTATTTGTCAGCGTGCGCACGTTTAGCCCTACGACGTGTAGTTGTATGGGTGTTCCGAGCAGGTTTCTTTCCCTTCTTACTGCAAAgggttaaataaataaataattagaaacaaaatatattaaaattacTCACAAAATCCTtgacaaagaaagaaaaagaaggatgTAATTGTTTTGCCTAATCGCTTATATTTAGCAAATCAACTCAGGGAGATGACACTGGAGTAAAAAAGCTTACCAGAAGATGCATGAGCAGAATCTAAGAAGGACATATACTGGTAACGCCAACAAAGCAGAAGCCTGTGACAATTTATGTGAAGTTAATGTAAGATAAAGTATTGAGATTGCAAGGTTTGCACAAGTTGATGAACCACAGAGGAaaccaaataaaagaaaagaCAATATATAAGATAAACATACCACAAACCACACCAGCTCTTTTGTTGCGAGTGGTTTAGTTATCTCGTGTCTATTTAGTGTTTCCTGGACAGTAGCTTGGACCttaaaaaattaagaaataaggcATCAGGAAACTTCATACAAAcacataacaaaaaaaagaagaagcattATGCTTATTTTAATACTATAATAATAGAGAATCTAACAAGTATCGTGGGGTCTATGGGAAAGGCAGATGTTCTTGAAACTGGTGCCTAGTGGGGTAGCCAAAGACACAAACTAACGAAGATGAACAAAATACATCTAGGCATTAGGTAAATACCTGATGATGATATGTCGTGGCAGATTTAAGGAACTCTGTGTAAGCAACAACTGCTTGTGCTGTGTAGGGCTTCAATGCAATCCGTGCTTTATCGACATGTGGTTTGGCCGCAGTGGCAACCTGATCAATGTATGGCTTGCTGATCTTCTTAACTTCCTGCCAACAGATAAAGCTTTGTGTTGGAGGCACTTGTAGGGCACAGTAACAAATGTGCAAATGTTTCTTATACAGTGAAACATACCTGAAGGTAAGGATCTACAATTTTCTGTGCCTTTTCAACATGTGGTGCTATGGTTTTCTTTGATGACTCGTAAACCTCGACCATCTTGGTAGTTAAAGTTTGCACATGTGGTTCAGCATAGGTGGTAACTGTCACCCACTGTTCTTTTAGAGCAGGGACCAATTTCTAGCAAAATGGAGTCTACAGAGTCAGTGACTCGGCAAATACAGATAAAAAATCTGGATATTATTCCAACTACCCGGAAACTATTAAGCAAGTTGGATGGTGCTATATGCAACAGGAAGTTGCTTATACTGCAAAATAATGAGATTTTGTTTACCTATTTAACCAATTTACAGTATGTATTCGAGAAACTTACAGTTTTGACTGATTCCACATGAGGTTCGGCCCACTTCTGAGCCTGGTTTTTTTTCTCCAAGGCCTGCAACAGTTAAAGAATGTCAATCTCTGTTAAACAGATGCAACCGACCAAAGACGAAACCCTACTCAAAACCATGCATAATATTTCACAGATTCATAGAAATAACAACCCAAGAAAATGACCTTTTCAATTGCCACATCCAATGCAGGTTTCCCATGTTTGTTCCAGTTTGTTACAATGTAGGACTGGAAATTCAGAAACAAGAAGGTTAGACAAGAAAACAACCACATATCAAATTTGATTCAACTGTAGAACATTTACCTGAGTATGAACCAAATGAGTTGCAAGCCATGGTGGAAACCAAGCAGCATGAACCTGAAGTAGAAAATAGTAGACCGTTATACTTCCTCAAACTACTGTCAACATGCATAACATTTAGCAAAAGATACCCATATAACCAATTTGATTTACAGATTAACTATGATTAATATAGTGAATGTCACATTGCATTAGATAGGGTAGAGCTCAATTCTCTCAGGTAACTTTCACTCACTTAACGAAGAATGTTTAGTACTAGATATTTACACATCGTGAGAATACTAGCAAAAAAAAGAGGATTATCAACATAAAGCTTATCTTGTACATACATCCATCAACTCTTTCATCTTTGAAGAGGCTTCATACTTTGCCCTCATCAACTCCTcctacaaaataaaaatgacaGAGACTCAAAGGTTAGTTCATTGAAATACCACGTTATACAGAGTAGCATAACAAGAGGATTTAAGTGATCAACAGACCTCTGCAACTAGAAGTGCACGTTCAGTTTTGCGAATTCTGCTTTTCTGATCTTCATTAACCTTTTCAAGCTGTAAATGAACCATAAAAGATGAATTTGAGTAATGAGACACTCATCTTTTACAATACCAAGATTAAGACCAGGACAGTACACAGATCGTACCAATCTATCTAACATTACAAGCCACTTACATTCTCTAGCTTCAAATTGAAGTCCTTCAATTTGTTCTCAGCTTCAATTGCACGTGTTTCCAACGCACTTCTCTTTGCACCTTGCGATTCAATTTCCTTATTTAATTTCTCAACctgcaaaaacaacaacaacaaagaaaagATACCACATCAACACCAATCCAAAACTTCCATATCATCTTCCTTAATTTTCAATTCCTTCATAAACCAACCTGCTTCTCAAGTTCGCCTGCACGAGCATGCGCCTTCCCTACCTGCTCTGCAGTCTCCACATTACCCTTTTTCTACAATTACAAAATCAATTAATCATGATTAGGCTAattaaaagaaacactaaatAATCAAACAGTTAGCtaaatatgaaaaaaataaataaaaactttttgTTACCTGAAGTGATGTAACATCAGTCTGTAATGATTTGATACTATCTGATTTCTGTTGAATAACCGCTTCCAAACGTAATATACTATCATCTTTACCTTTCAATTCCTTGGTCTTATCTTCAATACTCGATTCTGGAACACccaaaaatcataaatcataaatatcaattcaatacttCAAATCAAACTGAATCCAATACTCAGTACTCACATCATAGAGAAcccttaaataaaaaaaatcaaaaggaaaaaaaaaaaactttttcctttctttctttagGTCTGAGAATTTCACCTAAAACCCACACATTCTAACCTAGAAATTCCTAAAACCCAGTAGGAATTTCACTAGAAAAAACACAATTTTcacataaaaccctaaaattccaaatTTCCCAAAATCACCAAATCTAAGAACGAAATAACGAAAACAAAACCCAACCCAGGATCCAAAATTGCATAAATTATAAGATTACAAACCTAGAAGAGAGATCTTAGACTTAAGTTGGTCTAGTTCGATTCTCAATGAAGAAGAATCATCAACGACTACTTCATGATCATCAGTATTAACTCCAGAATCTGCCCTAATTACGAGAACTAATGTGAACAGAATCGTTAACAACAAGAACTTCGAAGTCGCCATTttctggagagagagagagacacagAGAGACAGGCGGAGAGATCTTGttttagcttcttcttcttctcttattcaCATCTCTCTGAGAAAATTTAGAAATTTGGGATTTTCTTATGATTTGTGACATTTGTTAGGGGTAGTTTTGGGAAGGAGAATATTGTTGGATACGTGTAGGGTTGTGGATTCAAACTGGTGACATCTTTTCCATGCCTTAGCTGGGTCCTACTTTTAGCACGTGGATGGGGTGTGTGATACGCATCACAAGAAAAAGAGCTAATAACGTGGGTCCCACTTGTTCGGTAGAACTAGAATCTAAGATTGTTGGATGTTGTTGTGTACCGGCAGGTCATTAACCGGAAGTGATACACATCCGGCGGGCTCAACCACGCCGGTTGTACCGTCAGAGAGAAAAAGGGCAATACCTTTGTAACCCGACGGATTTGCAGGGGTGGGTTTAGTGTGGGTTCCACATCCGTGTGTCTTGCCGTATGACCTGTGGGATTGAGCTCGCAGGATGTAAATCATTTTCGTTCATTAACTATGGTAAAATTTGACAATGCCGTCAAGCATCTAGATTAGGAGTTAGAATAACCTCTCATGTCGTATGGCAATTCATCTAGATGCACTAAATCATTTTGCTTGGTCGCGTTAAATGGAACACCGTGATCATCTTAGCCATCGGATTTAAGAAAAATATCAATATGTGCTGAACCAAATAACGAAAAGTTGATTTTCTCTATGCTGAACCATTCAGGGAAACTATCTCGCTATTAGTTGGAATGCCAGATATATCTGGAAAGAGAAGTAGTATTAAAGAATAAGCAATGCTTTTTGTGTATCTGCAACACTTTTTGTCTAACCTAGCAGCAAAATCTAGCCCATAACACTTAGTCTTAAGGATGGTTCCGTGTAAGGCTGCACAAGAAACGGTGTATAGTCCCTGTACCGAATTGAAACCGGAAAAACCGGACCGGTACCGAATCGGAACCGCAGTAAACGGTATAAAGACCGGGACTGAAACTTAAGAACCGGAGTAGACCGGTACTGACACTGGTTCTAGGGGTACCGGCAGGAACTGGACCAAAAGAACCGGTTAATATAAACCGTTGATATATTCATAGGATTAAATCTGGGctattggttttagatttttttttctcctctTCTTGTTCCTCGTACAACTGCCTTCTTCTCCTCCTTCGCAGAACATGATGAAGAATTGAAAATCCAAATAAACCTTCTCCTTActtcttatatttttcttttcgaTCTAGATCTAGTATCCCCGTAAGTATATGTTGGACTTGTGTGAGAAATGAGACGAAATGACTGTTACAGTTTGAGGTACGTTTTGATTTCTCAGGTTTGTTTTGATTTCACTTTGCGTCCTATGAAAAAGTTACAGTTGTTGCTACATATTGTTcagatttttttaaaaaaaaaaatctttgggtCAGTAATCTTTTGTTAAATCCAGGGTTTTAAAAGTATAGTCTTGtttgaatttggggatttttgagagatttcatttaatttgggaattttaatCAATTTGTTACTTCGATTTTATGCAGTTAATGTTGTCAATCGATTGTTTGAAATTATTCTTCACCGAAAACTGCTAACGAAGCAAGCTGAACTCATGGAGATTCAAGGTTTTTCTTTCTCTAAATGGCATCATAGATGGGTTTGCTTCAGTGGGGTTTTGGTTTGAACTTTGAAGTACCGTTTAGAAGGATGGTGAAATTCTATAGGCATGCTTCTGTTGAATTATTTTGTTGTAATGAAATTTGTGTTCTACTGTAATTTGGTAAATAAGGAGTTcaatttggactttaaatttatgTTCTACTGTAATTAATTCTTTAGAACCCAAGTTTCCTGTTCTACTTTAATTTGTGTTCTACATCTACTGTATGAAATTGTAGAGACAAGAGACATAGTAAATACCCAGTACCGTACTTGTACTGGATCGATCTTACAGGCACAGGTACAAGTCCAGTTACATGTACCGGTGCTCAAAATGAAATATCGGTAAACACCAtgtacagggaccggttccataaAAAACACGGACCGTACCGGCCCTTATACAGCTTTAGTTCCGTTGTTTCTTTGGTTTCAAACTTTTTGATTTTGCTTGCTAGGTGGCCTGGCAAATTAGCCGCGCTTCATGAAAAACTGTGTATTGATGAAAGTTCCTTGAATCATTATAAAGGTTGCCGTAGAGATAGAGTCTTGATTGCTGAGGTTGTAATCTATATTGCTCGACATATATGGCCAACGGTCAGCTTTAAATCATTTATGGTCGACTCACTTCCGCGTATAAATAAGCACACTTCCTACAATTATTCTCCACACCttattttcattatatttcaCCGTTCTCTTGTCAATTAGGATTTTTTTTGCGGTTGTTTTTATTTATCTCTAAATTTTTCTTCAAAATGGAGAAACCAATAGAAAAAATAAAcagaaaattcgaagatcaaccAACACCCCAGTGAGTTGATTAAACTATGAGTAGAATAAGGAACATCAGTTTCATAATGTTAAATAACCAACTGATCTGATGTACTTTCTGTGCATATATTTATCCATCCAAAGCGAGTTAATTCAGTCGCGCTAAGAGATGGGTagtctgagtttcaaaatggtGTTAGAATACCTTCTCCTTTTTGTTAGAGATAGAGTCCCAAGATATCCTTTTTGCGTTTATATTTTATAAAACCTAGAAAAGATAGGACTCAAATTGTTCAAGTTATATTAGAACGATGGTGGAAGACCCAAATATACTTTTTTAAGGATTTCAAATCCGATAagtactttttttatttatttttttatacggAAAATGCGGGATTCAAACGCCTAACCTATAACTGGGGAGTTCGACCCCTGACCAACTGGGCTATTACCGTTAGTTAATGTGGTAAGTTTGCTTCTTCTTGTAATTCAATTTTtcgatttagtttttatttttttttttacattcaaTTTTTAGGTATATGTGAAATTATCAACATACACAAATTTTAATTATAAATAAGTTATATATAAGAATTACACTCATGTTGACGGGAAATAGATTACGAGGGAGATTTACTTCCACTTGACTAATGAAAGTGAGAGTCGTAAGGAAATTGAAAAGACCGACCTTAATTATACAAAAATGAGGCAGAACAAAtccttattatatataaaaaaaaccaCGGATTAAGAGTGTCTGGATCGAAAACTTTGTTTAAACGTTATGCTAAGCAAATGAATGACACCATGATAGTGGAAAGAACCTATTTGTTTCCTGAACGTTAATTGTGAGGATCTCGAACATGTGTTCGAGTGGTGGAAGATATGCCAATATCTATTTCCAAATGTTA
The genomic region above belongs to Papaver somniferum cultivar HN1 unplaced genomic scaffold, ASM357369v1 unplaced-scaffold_139, whole genome shotgun sequence and contains:
- the LOC113335308 gene encoding paramyosin-like; this translates as MATSKFLLLTILFTLVLVIRADSGVNTDDHEVVVDDSSSLRIELDQLKSKISLLESSIEDKTKELKGKDDSILRLEAVIQQKSDSIKSLQTDVTSLQKKGNVETAEQVGKAHARAGELEKQVEKLNKEIESQGAKRSALETRAIEAENKLKDFNLKLENLEKVNEDQKSRIRKTERALLVAEEELMRAKYEASSKMKELMDVHAAWFPPWLATHLVHTQSYIVTNWNKHGKPALDVAIEKALEKKNQAQKWAEPHVESVKTKLVPALKEQWVTVTTYAEPHVQTLTTKMVEVYESSKKTIAPHVEKAQKIVDPYLQEVKKISKPYIDQVATAAKPHVDKARIALKPYTAQAVVAYTEFLKSATTYHHQVQATVQETLNRHEITKPLATKELVWFVASALLALPVYVLLRFCSCIFCKKGKKPARNTHTTTRRRAKRAHADK